One genomic region from Acidobacteriota bacterium encodes:
- a CDS encoding antibiotic biosynthesis monooxygenase, with amino-acid sequence MFVAMYRWTLKPGKETRFQEGWHRVTVAIREQNGSLGSRLHKASDGTWIAYAQWPSREAWEAARITPSAEAEGRQMMADSVELRHPDLYLDVVDDLLAHT; translated from the coding sequence ATGTTTGTTGCAATGTATCGGTGGACACTCAAACCAGGGAAAGAAACCCGCTTTCAGGAAGGCTGGCACCGCGTGACGGTCGCCATTCGGGAACAAAACGGCAGCCTTGGCTCCCGATTGCACAAGGCAAGTGATGGAACCTGGATCGCTTATGCCCAGTGGCCGTCACGCGAAGCCTGGGAAGCCGCGCGGATTACCCCTTCGGCTGAAGCTGAAGGCCGTCAGATGATGGCTGATAGTGTTGAACTCCGCCACCCGGACCTGTATCTGGACGTGGTGGATGATTTGCTGGCTCATACTTGA